The DNA window GCACGACGGGCGAAACGGGCCTTGGATCGTGGACGGCGACCTGGAAGGCATGGCGGACCGGTCGAGATCGGTGCACGTGGCCGGCGCGGGCGGCGCGCACCTGGCCCTGATGGATGAGCAGATGGACGCGGAAGAGATGGCTTCGGCCTCGGATGTCAGCGACGTATTCCACGATCTCATGCGGCGGCTCGCCCCGGGCGACCGGCTGTGGGTCCTCGCCACCGAAGGCACCATGTACGCGGTCAGGCAGGAGTTGAAGGAAATGGGGGTGCTTTGAGGGGGCGGCCGGCCAGAGCCAGGGCGCCTGGACAGTTCCAGGGGCCGACCGGTTCCGGCGTGTCCGGCCAGTGCCGTGACGTCAATTCCACGGCGGACGGTCACACCCCTGGAAGGGATAGTGATCGCCGGGCCGGAACCGGGGAAGGGGCGGATAGTAGTTGACGCCGTCCACGGCCTTGCCGCGGCACAGGTAGGCGGGGAAGTTCTCACGCTTGATGCGCGTAGTCGTGGGAATGTACCGGAGCGTCAACCCGCACCGGCGCCGGTCGGACAGGTTGGCCTTCGATCCGTGAATCAGATAGGGATCGTGCAGGGAGACGCCGCCCGCCGGCACGCTGACGTCCGCCGCCCGGGTTTCATCCACCTTCAGGTCGAGTTCCGAACGCAGCACGTTATCTCCTTCGGATACGCGGTGCCTGTACAGTTTCTGTTCCCGGTGACTGCCGGGAACGACCCGCATGCATCCGTTCTCCGGGGTGGAATCGTCCACGGCCAGCCAGATCGTGATGACCTCCATGGGTTCCAGCGGCCAGTAGTTCCCGTCCTGGTGCCACAGCACCGCCTGC is part of the Gemmatimonadota bacterium genome and encodes:
- a CDS encoding phytanoyl-CoA dioxygenase family protein is translated as MSSADIVRRYEEDGYVVLPGVIDGDLTAEAHGHVEWMGKKYPDVRPEQYHHHLIVDDPFWIRLCTDPRLIDVIEPFLGPDIALFAAHYISKPPGDGQAVLWHQDGNYWPLEPMEVITIWLAVDDSTPENGCMRVVPGSHREQKLYRHRVSEGDNVLRSELDLKVDETRAADVSVPAGGVSLHDPYLIHGSKANLSDRRRCGLTLRYIPTTTRIKRENFPAYLCRGKAVDGVNYYPPLPRFRPGDHYPFQGCDRPPWN